GATGGTGGATGAGACGACGACTGCGGCCAAGGAGATCTCGGTGGCCACGCAGCAGCAGCGTTCGGCGTCTGATCAGGTGGTCTCGGCGATGACCCAGGTCTCGGACGTGTCTCGCCAGTACGCGGTCGGGTCCAAGCAGGCTGCGGCGGCCGCCGCGCAGCTCAACAACCTCGCAGCCGAGCTCCGCGCCTCGATCGCCCAGTTCAAGGTCGCCTAGGTTTCCCTACGCCGAGCCCAACGTAGTTGGTCCTTCAGCAGGGGTTGAAAGACCAACAGCGTTGGGCTCGGCGGGGCTGGGGCCGACAGCCCGCTAGAGGGGCAAGAGCGGCGGCAGAGCGCGGCGGTCCACGACGGCGGCGCCGACCTCCCGGCGCAGCGCGGCGCTCGAGCCGAGCAGCGCATCGAGCAGCATCGTTCGCTTCAGGTAGCGGTGGAACGGGTGCTCGCTGGTGAAGCCCATCCCGGCGAGGACCTGCTGGGCGTGCTTGGCCACGGTCCTGGCAGCGGTTCCGGCGGCGATCTTCGCCATCGTCGCGGCGAACGGGGTCCGATCGGACCAGCCGGCATCCAGCACCGCTTCGGCGCCCTCGACCGCGACGAGGGACTCGGCGAGCTTGTGGCGGACGGCCTGGAACGAGGCGATCGGCCGGTCGAACTGGCTTCGGCTGACCGCGTGCTCTCGGGCGAGACCGAGCATGGCCCGGGCAGCGCCGGTGAGCTGCTGGGCGAGGGCGAGCTGACCCGCGGCGACGACCTCGTCCCAGGACACCGCCTTGATCTCGCTCACCGTCACCTGGCCGTGCACCGCACGCCAGCCGCCGCCCGGGTCGATGCCGTGCACCGGCGTCGGCTCGACCGCACCGGCCGGCAGCCGGCACAGGAAATGCTGCTTGCCGCCGTCGACGACGACCAGGACTTCGGTCGCCGTGTCGACCCGCGCGCTCGCCAGTCCGCGGATGGTCAGCTGGGCGCGGTCGTACGTCGCGGGCGGTGTGTGCCTGCCGATCGGCGGGAGCACGACCGCGCGTTCGGTGGACGGGTCGAGACCCAGCGCGAAGGTGAGCACGTCGTCGAGTGCGCTGGAGCCAGCGTTCAGCTCGCCGAGTACGCCGAACACCGCGCGGGTCGCGGCGGCGGGATCGTCAGCCAGGGCGGCCCGCCAGTCCATCGCGGCGAGCGCTTCGTCGACGCCGTCCTCCTGACGCGTCAGGGACTGCCGGAACGCGTCGGTGAACAGCCGAAGCTCCGCACTGTCCATCACGAGACCGGGCCCATCAGGCGTCGGCTCCCAGGTCGAGGAGGCGCCGCGCCACGATGTTGCGCTGCACCTCCGAGGTGCCGCCGTAGATCGTCGCCGCCCGGGAGTAGAGGAACTCGGCCCGCCAGTCGTTGCTGCGTACGTCGTCTGCGAGCAGGACCTGCTCGGGCACGGTTGCGGCGACCAGGTCGTAGACCAGCTGCTCGGCGGTGCCGAGCAGGATCTTGTCGATCGAGGTCTCGGCGCCGAGCTTCTCGCCGCGGGCAAGCCGGTGCTGCGTGGCGCGCGAGCGCGCCCGGAAGGCATAGAGCGCTTCGACGACGGCACCGAGGTCGCGTGGTTCGAGCAGCTCGGGGTCGGCGGTCTCGACGAGGCGTTGCAGCCGTTGCGAGAGGTACGCGCCACGCAACCACAGCGACGTGCTGCGCTCGTACGGCAGCAGGTCCATGGCGACGGCCCAGCCGTCACCCTCGTTGCCGAGGGTGCGCTCGGCGGGAACCTCGACGTCGTCGAAGAAGACTTCGCAGAACTCGTCCACGCCGTGCATCGTGCGCAGCGGTCGCACGGTGATGCCGGGGGAGTCCATGTCGACGAACAGCGCGGTGATGCCCTGGTGCCGCGACGCCGCGTCACCGGTCCGGGTCAGCAGCACGCACCGCTGCGCGAACTGCGCGTAGCTGGTCCACACCTTCTGCCCGTTGACCCGCCAGCCGGTGCCGGTCCGGGTGGCCGCGCACGTCAGCGCGGCGAGGTTGCTGCCGGTCGACGGCTCGGAGAACCCTTGGCACCAGGTCTCGTCGCCGCGCAGCAACAGCGGAACCATCTGCGCCGCCAGATCACGGGAGGCGAAGCCGATCATCGTCGGGGCGAGCACCTCGGTCATGCAGTAAGGCCCGGGCTGCACCAGGTCGCGCATGACCAGGGTCTCGGCGAGACAGGCGCGGCACAGGTTGTCACCGCCGAGCCCGCCGACCTCCGCAGGCCAGCCCCACCGTGCCCAGCCTGCGTCGTAGGTCAGCCGCTTGACCTTGTTGACCTGCGCGACGTGATCGGCGAGCGAGGCGGTCGCGCCGTGGGCCGGACGCAGCTCGTCGAGGTTGGCCTCCAGCCACGCCTCGAGTCCGTTGCGGAACTCGGTCAGCTCCATCGCAGGCAGGCTAGGCGCCGGCACCCGGCGCCGGCCGGCGAGGGTCGTGGGCCTTGCCCGCGTCGCGGGCGCCACTGCGCCGCAGGAACGTCATCGAGCGGGTCGCCAGCCGCCAACCGTCGGCGGTACGCCGGTAGGTGTCGGTGTACCAGCCGATGCGCATGTCGTGGTTGGACTGGTCGACGAAGCACAGAGGCTGCATGCCGGTGCCTTCGTCCCCGTCGAGGGCGAGCTGAGGTGGCCCGACCATGAACAGCCCCTTCGGTGCCGCCGCGACCAGCGCCGGGAAGTCGGCGAGGGCGTAGACCTCACCGAACGCGCTGTAGGTGCCATCCGGTGTGAACACTTCGACCACCGACGCGACGTCGTCGCGGGTCATGCCGACGGCGTACTTCGCGAGCAGCTGCTCGAGCTCGATGACGTCCTCGACCGGCAGGGTAGGCATCACTAGTCCTCGTATCCGTAGATGACGTGCACGGTAGGCGTGGTCGGCACCGACTGGCAGGTCAGGATCCAGCCGTCAGCCACCTCGTCGTCGAACAGCGCGTCGTTGACGTGCATCTTGACCTCGCCTTCGACCAGCTTGGCCATGCAGGTCGCGCAGTTGCCGGCTTCGCAGGAGAACGGCGGCGTCATGCCCATCTGCCGGGCGGTCTGCAGGATCGTGGCGCCCGGGTGATGGGTAGTGGTGGCGGTCCTGCCGTCGACCTCGATCGTCACCTGCGCTCGGTCGCCGGTGTCCGCGGTCGGTGCGGCGTACGCGGCGGCCTGCTCGGCGTCGTCGGCCGGCGTCACGGTGAACCGTTCGATGTGGATCCGTTGCTGCGGCACCCCGCGGGTGAGCAGCGTCGACTCGACCAGGTCCATGAACGGCGCCGGCCCGCAGATGAACACGTCGGCGGTGAGCGCGGCGTCGATGAACGGCTCGATGTCGGCCGCGGTGACGAAGCCACGGTCGCTGTCGAGGTGATGGGTGGTGAGCAGTCGTCCGGGATAAGTCGCGGCGAGCTCGTCGAGCCCGTTGTCGAAGATCACCGAGTCCACGTCACGGTTGGCATACAGCAACTGCGCGTTGCGGCTCGTGGTGGCGAGCGCGGTCTTGAGGATCGAGTAGATCGGGGTGATGCCGCTGCCCGCCGCGAACGCGACGAGGTTGCGGTCCTGCGGACCGAGTCGGAACACGCCGGCCGGGACGCTGGAGTCGATCGAGTCGCCCTCGTGCAGCGAGTCGTTGATCCAGTTGGACACCGCTCCGTCGGGCACCCGCTTGACGACCACGGTCAGCTCGTCGTCGACCGCCGGTGCCGAGGACATCGAGTAGGAGCGGTAGAAGGTCCGATCGCCGATCGGCACCCGGAAGGTGACGAACTGCCCGGCTTCGTAGCGGAACGCGGTCGCCAGGGCAGGCGGGACGTCGAGGGTGTACGACCGTGCGTCCGGGATTTCGACGCTCACCCGCTTGACCGGCAGCGGGTGGTAGCCGCGGTCATGTGAGACGCCCATAATCGGAAACGATAATCCCATTTCCGCTGCACGGTCAGGTCGTGCCGGATGAGTTCGCCCTATGGCTCCCTCCCATAGGGCAATGTGGCATTGCCCTGCCGCAGTGTCCGACTTAGCGCTTTGCCCGCGCCCGCTCGAGCGGCCAGCTAGACACGGATTATCTCGACGTGACGCTCTGCCGCGCCGACGAGGATTGCGATGTCGTCCGGATCGGATGTCAGGATCTCGTCGCCATCCTCGGCGATGAGGGCGAGTGCGGCATCGACTACGTCGCTAGTCCGCGTTGCGGCGAGCAGCTCGCCCGACAGCCGACCGAGGTCCTGATCGAGTGGGCGGACGTCGATTCCCGCCAGAGCCTGCGAAAGCCGTGCCTGACGTGGGGCTCCCCGCCACACCTGTCCGAGCACGCCGGCGTGAGTGATCGGCACTGACTGCGCAAGCAGCGCGCTCTTCAGGCGAATCCACATCGCTCGGTCGCCGCGCTCGATTGCGATGAGGCCACCGCTGTCCAGCACAAGTCTCACGCAACGCCTCGACGGGTTCGCTTCGTCGTCGCCGCGCGAGGGGTGCGGGAGCGTCGTCCGCGCACCACGACCGCGGTGGCCTGGTCGGTGCGCCTCAGGTCTGTGATCTCCGCAGGCGAAATCTCGCCAAACTGGCTCTCGTAGTCAGCAACGGCCGCGGCGAGCGCGGTCAGCCGTCGGTCACGCGCCGCCCGTGTCGCGAGCGCCTCGTTCACCCAACCACTCAGTGAGTCGGCCAGCCCCGAGGCCACGGCGTCGTTTCCTGCTGCGACCAGATCTGGGTCGACCGTGACCGTCAGCCGTTCCTTACGACCGCTCATACTCCAATGCTAACGACTGTATGACTACCATTCACTACGGATACACCGTCAGCGGTGAAGGCACCTGTCACGGATTCGTTGTCCCACCGCAACCGGATCGGCATCTCGCAGAACGCGCGCGAGTTCGGGATCCACGAGTCGATTGTGCCCGAGGCCCTTGCGTCGTCGCGGACCTAGGCCGGGTCGAACTCGATGTGCAGGGCGCTCAGGCCGCGCAGCACCCAGGTCGGCTCGTAGCTGAACCGCCGGGCGCCGGCCGGCCCGTGATGCTCCTCCGAGAGCCGGATGTTGCGCATCCGGTCGAGCACCTTCTCGACGCTGATCCGCCCCTCGGCGCGAGCCAGCGGTCCGCCAGGGCACGTGTGCGCGCCGCGCCCGAAGGCGAGATGTGACCGGCCGCCGGGGCGGCCGACACGGAACTCGTTCGGGCACTCGTAGCGCTTCGGGTCCCAGTTCGCGGCACCGTTCAGCAGCATCACCGGCGTACCGGCCTTCACTTCGACGCCGCCGATCGAGGTGGTGCGGCGCGCCAGCCGGAAGTCGGCCTTCACCGGGCTCTCGATGCGCAGCGCCTCCTCGATGAAGTCCGGGATGAGCGTGCGGTCGGCGCGCAGCTGGTCCTGCAGCTCCGGGTTCTCCGCGAGGTACTTCAGTGCGACCGCCAGCAGCCGAGCGGTAGTCTCCTGCCCGGCAGCGAACAGGAACGTCGAGCTGCGTACGACGTTCACGACGTCCGGCGTCGCGCCGTCGGGGTACTTCGCGAGGGCGAGATCGGTGAGGACGTCCGAACGCGGGTTGGCCCGCCGCTCCTCGATGTACTTCGTGAACATCTCGTCGCACCACGCCAGCGCGTTGAGCATGTTCGGGCCCTCGCTGTCGCCGAGGACGCCGGGGGTGTTGCCGTAGCCGAAGCCCTGCCGGAACGCCTCGTGGTCCTCCTCGGGCACGCCGAGGAGATCGGCCACGACGAGGAGCGCGAACGGCTGGGTGTAGGCGCGGATGAACTCGCACTTGCCGTCGGCCAGGAAGGTGTCGAGCTGGGCGTCGGCGAGCCGCGCCATGAACTCCTCGTTCTGCTGTAGCCGCCGCGGCGTGATCAGGCGCATCAGCAGTGCGCGCTCGCGGGTGTGGTCCGGCGCGTCCATCGTCACCATGTGCTCGAACATCGGGAGCTCGTGGCGGTGCCCGTCGATGATCGCGCTGACGTCGTCACCCTCGAGCGGCACCGGGAAGGTGGCGAACGGACCGATCACGGAGTTGCACGAGCTGAACGTCTCGTTGTCGCGGTAGACCTCGTTGGCCTCGTCGTACCCGGTGACCGCGACCACGCCGTGGTGGGGGATCGGCGTGACCGGGCACTTTGCGCGAAGCGCGTCGTAGTAGGGGTACGGGTCCTCGTTGAGCGACTGGTCGGCGAAGAAGTCGACGTCGGAGAGGTCGGTCACTGGTGTTGCCTTCCGCTAGTACTGCACGAGCAGGTCAGATGTACATGCCGCCGTTGACGCCGATCACCTGGCCGGTGATGTAGCCGCCCTCTTCCGAGCACAGGAACGCGCACGCCGCAGCGATGTCCTCGGGCGTGCCGGCGCGCCCGAGTGGCACGTGAGCCGCCATCGCCTCGACGCTGACGAGGCCTTTCGCCTCCGCGCCGCGCGCCATCGGGGTGTCCACGAGCGACGGCGGGATCGTGTTGACGGTGATCTGTTGCGAGGCGAGCTCTCTGGCGAGTGCCTTGGTCAGCCCGATCACCCCGCCCTTGGACGCGGCGTAGTGCGCCATGTGGGGGGCGCCGGACTGCGCGCTCGAGGAGGAGATCGTGACGATGCGGCCCCAGCCGGCCTCGAGCATGTCGCCGAGTGCCGCCTGCACGCAGCTGAACGTGCCGGTGAGGTTGATCGCGATGATCCGGTCCCACGACTCGGCGGACAGCGAGGACGCGGGCTCGAAGGCCTCGACTCCCGCCGAGGTCACCAGGACGGTGACCGGGCCGAGATCGGCGCGGACCTTGTCGAAGGCCGCCGCGACGGCGGCGCGATCCGCGACGTCGCAGGGGACGCCGATCGCCTCGGCCCCGGTGGAGCGCAGCTTCGCCGCCTCCGCCTCTGCCGCCTCGCCGGCTACGTCGAGCAGCGCGACCTTGTCACCGTCGGCGGCCAGCCGGCGGGCGATCCCCAAGCCGATGCCGGACGCTGCTCCGGTGACGACCGCGACACGACTCACCTGAACTCCTCGGGGCGGTACGTCGGATGCTGTGCAAGTGCTCAGCAGCCTATCGGGCGAAGCGGGACGCCTGTGCCGGCAGGTCGGCGTAGGTCACGATGCCAGGTCGCGCCCCGACGACGGCGGGAATCGCGTTGACGATCGGCATCGCGGTGATGACCGAGCCGATCGCGAGCATCTCGTCGAGTGACATCGACTCGAAGTCCTGCGGCAGCACCTCGGCGCGCAGGTTGACCTGCGGGTGGCCGCGGACCTCGATGAGGTAGGCCATCGCGATCTCCCAGGCAGGGTCGAGGAAGGGCGTGATCGTCCAGCGGACGTTGACCTCGATCAAGTCGGTGCCGGCCCGCGACCCGAACCATTTCGCGTCGATGCCCGCAACCGTTCCGGCCCTCACGTCACGGTTCGGCACGGTGAGATCGGTGGTGGCGTGGGCGAAGCCGACCTCGCAGCGGATCGCGTCGACGTCGGCGCCGAGCAGCTCGGCGAGGGCCTCCACCGCATCGCCGAACGGCGCCGTCGCCTTTTCGATGTCCAAGGCATGGCTGGGGTCTCCGGCGGGTCGGCCCCACCCGAGCTCGTCCTGATTGGCATCGCCCGCCCACGTCCCGATGTCGAAGGACTCGAGGATCCGCACGTAGTCGACCTGCCGGCAGACGCCGGAGGCGACGGCGGCGAGGTAGTCGGCAAAGCCGGGGTTGATCCCGCTGCCGAACAGGCTCGCGCCGCCGGCCTTGGCCGCTGCGTCGAGGCGGGCGCGTGCGTCGCCGCCGTACGCCCGACCGGTGAGGAACGACGCCGTCGTGAGGACGTTGATGCCCGCTTCGAGGAGGCGGATCATCTGGTCCACGTCAGGATGAAGCGGCATGTGCAGCACGCAGTCCGGCTGTAGCGCGATCAGCGCTTCGATGTCGTCCGTTGCGGTGATGCCGACCGCTTCTGGGAGCTCGGCCAGCTCGCCGACGTCCTTGCCGACCTTGTCCTTGCTGAAGGCGTAGACGCCGACCAGCTCGAGATCCGGACGCTCGAGGATTGCGCGGATCGCCTGCCGCGAGACGTTTCCGGTGGTCCACTGCACCACGCGGTAGACGCGATCTCCAGGGTTCACCGCTGCTCCTTCGGGTTGCTGGGAATGGTGGCGGCCAGGCGGAAGCCGTAGGTCTCGAACGGGTCGGCGGCGACGTCGCAGGACCGGCTCGACGACGCGTTGTAGGACCCGGCGTCTCCGAAGTCGGTGCCGCGAACCACGGCGAGCGGGCCGAAGCCGGGGGTGAACGGGGAGCCGATCAACGAGTCGAGCGCGTCGGTCAGCGGGGCGATCGCCGCGCCGGCTTGGTACTGGTCGATCACGGCGTCGGTGAAGTCCTCGGTCCACTGAAAGACGTCACCGCCCTGGTCGTAGGTCCCGTTGGGGCTCGGTGAGCCGGAGTAGGCGCCGACCGGCGTCTCGTCGTTCCAGAACCACGCGGCCACGCCGCGGACGCCCGGGTTGGCCGGGTTCGCGTACGCCGTCACCAGCGCGCAGTTGCCGGTGTTGGGCTTGGCGGTGGGCAGCGCGCAGGTCATGGGGCGGTCCGAGCCGGCCGGGTAGGCGTAGTAGCGCTGCTTGCGCGGGTCCCAGTACGCCGCCTTGTACCACTCGTTCTCACTGGGCAGGAAGACCTTGGCGCCGGGCGTGCGATGGATGTCCAACAGGTTGGTCGGGACGATCCCGTTGCCGTCGAGCAGGTACGCGCCGTGCTCGGTGCTCGCATCGCCCTGGCCGTTGTTCATCCAGTTCGCGAAGCGCATCGCGGAGAACAGGTTCACGTAGTTGACCGGCATCTGGCCGCGGCCGGGCTGCACCACGTAGTGGTAGTGGCCGGGGCCGCCGGTGCGCGCGATCCCGCTGCCCTCGTGGTAGCACTGCGACCGGTTCATGCAGGGGAAGAACAGCAGGTGCGGGTCTGCGGTCGAGGCGACAGCGTTGAGGAACGCGGCGTACTGCGTGTTGGTGACGTCGTACTTCCCGATCCGGTACGGGTAGGCGACCGAGCCGTAGCCCGTGGTGCGGTCGCTGGCCATCACGGTGGTGTCAGGCGGGTTGCCCGGATCGCCGATGCGGACCCAGTCGTAGTGCACCCGCTGGAGCGGGGCCGGCCGGTGCGGCGCCGCTAGGGCTGGCCCGTCGAAGGCCGCGAGGGCCAACCCGAACGCCACGGCCGCAGCCCAACGTCGCCTCAAAGCCCCTCCCGATGCGTGCTGTGCGGTCGCTCAGCACACACCATCCGAGCCCGGCTGTCTAGCGCCCTCGGTACGACGCGCGTGGTCTCAGCTGCGCCGCCACGACCGGCCCGGCAGTCGCACTCGGATCACCCGCTCGGCGTACGCCATCTCGTGCAGGTCGCGGCGGCGCCCGACCAGCAGGTCGGCGAGGTCGATCGAGCCGATCACGTGGTCCGGGCGGGCGCGGGTGACGACGGCACAGCGGGTCTGGTGTTCCTCCGCCATCACATACGCGGTCTGGCGCAGCGTGTCGTCCGTGCAGACCGCCGGTGCGCCGTCGAGACCGTCGAGGTCGAAGCTCATGACGTCGCCGACGAACGCGGTCTCGAGCGGATCGACGTCGTACTCCCGCGAGAGGTGGTAGCCGCGCCGCGCGATCTTCTCGGTCAGCACGGATCGCTTGAGGACGAGCACGGAGGCGCCGAACGCCACCGACGCGCCGATCAGCAGCGGCAGGATCGCGTCGAAACGTCCGGTCAGCTCGACGGCGAACACGACTCCGGTGAACGGCGAGCGCATCACGCCCCCGAGGACGCCGGCAAGCGCGACGAGTGGCCAGAAGCCCGGCCCGACGCTGGGGAAGATGTGCGCTTCGAGCGTGCCGAGCGCACCACCGATCATGAACATCGGGGCGAGTACGCCGCCGGAGGTCCCGGAACCGAGCGACAGCGACCAGATCAGGGTCTTCACGACGAGGACGCCCGCGACGAGCCCAAGCCCGATCGACCCGGTCAGCTCGGCGTCGATCACGTTGTAGCCGACCCCGAGCGTCTGCGGCACTGCCAGACCGCCCAGGCCGATGATCAACCCGCCGATCGCGGGCCACCACATCCAGTGGATCGGCAGCTTGCGGAAGCCGTCCTCCGACGCGTAGACGAGGACGGTCGCGATCACGGCGAGGATCGCCGAGCCGACGCCCGACACGACACACAGCAGGTAGCTGACGGCGGTGATGTGCAGGGCGCCGTGGACCGGGAAGAGCAGCCCGCTGCCGAGCAGCGGCCGGCGTACGGCGGCCGCGACGGCGACGGCGGATGCCACCGGGACGTAGCTGCGCGGGCGCCACTCGAACAACAGCAGCTCGACGGCGAGCAGGACCGCGGCGAGCGGCGTGTTGAACGTCGCCGCCATGCCCGCGGCCGCGCCGGAGACCAGCAGCGTCTTCCGCTCGTCGGCGGTCAGATGGAGCAG
This genomic stretch from Mycobacteriales bacterium harbors:
- a CDS encoding methyl-accepting chemotaxis protein, yielding MVDETTTAAKEISVATQQQRSASDQVVSAMTQVSDVSRQYAVGSKQAAAAAAQLNNLAAELRASIAQFKVA
- a CDS encoding acyl-CoA dehydrogenase family protein gives rise to the protein MDSAELRLFTDAFRQSLTRQEDGVDEALAAMDWRAALADDPAAATRAVFGVLGELNAGSSALDDVLTFALGLDPSTERAVVLPPIGRHTPPATYDRAQLTIRGLASARVDTATEVLVVVDGGKQHFLCRLPAGAVEPTPVHGIDPGGGWRAVHGQVTVSEIKAVSWDEVVAAGQLALAQQLTGAARAMLGLAREHAVSRSQFDRPIASFQAVRHKLAESLVAVEGAEAVLDAGWSDRTPFAATMAKIAAGTAARTVAKHAQQVLAGMGFTSEHPFHRYLKRTMLLDALLGSSAALRREVGAAVVDRRALPPLLPL
- a CDS encoding acyl-CoA dehydrogenase family protein, whose protein sequence is MELTEFRNGLEAWLEANLDELRPAHGATASLADHVAQVNKVKRLTYDAGWARWGWPAEVGGLGGDNLCRACLAETLVMRDLVQPGPYCMTEVLAPTMIGFASRDLAAQMVPLLLRGDETWCQGFSEPSTGSNLAALTCAATRTGTGWRVNGQKVWTSYAQFAQRCVLLTRTGDAASRHQGITALFVDMDSPGITVRPLRTMHGVDEFCEVFFDDVEVPAERTLGNEGDGWAVAMDLLPYERSTSLWLRGAYLSQRLQRLVETADPELLEPRDLGAVVEALYAFRARSRATQHRLARGEKLGAETSIDKILLGTAEQLVYDLVAATVPEQVLLADDVRSNDWRAEFLYSRAATIYGGTSEVQRNIVARRLLDLGADA
- a CDS encoding nuclear transport factor 2 family protein; protein product: MPTLPVEDVIELEQLLAKYAVGMTRDDVASVVEVFTPDGTYSAFGEVYALADFPALVAAAPKGLFMVGPPQLALDGDEGTGMQPLCFVDQSNHDMRIGWYTDTYRRTADGWRLATRSMTFLRRSGARDAGKAHDPRRPAPGAGA
- a CDS encoding ferredoxin--NADP reductase, yielding MGVSHDRGYHPLPVKRVSVEIPDARSYTLDVPPALATAFRYEAGQFVTFRVPIGDRTFYRSYSMSSAPAVDDELTVVVKRVPDGAVSNWINDSLHEGDSIDSSVPAGVFRLGPQDRNLVAFAAGSGITPIYSILKTALATTSRNAQLLYANRDVDSVIFDNGLDELAATYPGRLLTTHHLDSDRGFVTAADIEPFIDAALTADVFICGPAPFMDLVESTLLTRGVPQQRIHIERFTVTPADDAEQAAAYAAPTADTGDRAQVTIEVDGRTATTTHHPGATILQTARQMGMTPPFSCEAGNCATCMAKLVEGEVKMHVNDALFDDEVADGWILTCQSVPTTPTVHVIYGYED
- a CDS encoding cytochrome P450, which translates into the protein MTDLSDVDFFADQSLNEDPYPYYDALRAKCPVTPIPHHGVVAVTGYDEANEVYRDNETFSSCNSVIGPFATFPVPLEGDDVSAIIDGHRHELPMFEHMVTMDAPDHTRERALLMRLITPRRLQQNEEFMARLADAQLDTFLADGKCEFIRAYTQPFALLVVADLLGVPEEDHEAFRQGFGYGNTPGVLGDSEGPNMLNALAWCDEMFTKYIEERRANPRSDVLTDLALAKYPDGATPDVVNVVRSSTFLFAAGQETTARLLAVALKYLAENPELQDQLRADRTLIPDFIEEALRIESPVKADFRLARRTTSIGGVEVKAGTPVMLLNGAANWDPKRYECPNEFRVGRPGGRSHLAFGRGAHTCPGGPLARAEGRISVEKVLDRMRNIRLSEEHHGPAGARRFSYEPTWVLRGLSALHIEFDPA
- a CDS encoding SDR family NAD(P)-dependent oxidoreductase; translated protein: MSRVAVVTGAASGIGLGIARRLAADGDKVALLDVAGEAAEAEAAKLRSTGAEAIGVPCDVADRAAVAAAFDKVRADLGPVTVLVTSAGVEAFEPASSLSAESWDRIIAINLTGTFSCVQAALGDMLEAGWGRIVTISSSSAQSGAPHMAHYAASKGGVIGLTKALARELASQQITVNTIPPSLVDTPMARGAEAKGLVSVEAMAAHVPLGRAGTPEDIAAACAFLCSEEGGYITGQVIGVNGGMYI
- a CDS encoding dihydrodipicolinate reductase, translating into MNPGDRVYRVVQWTTGNVSRQAIRAILERPDLELVGVYAFSKDKVGKDVGELAELPEAVGITATDDIEALIALQPDCVLHMPLHPDVDQMIRLLEAGINVLTTASFLTGRAYGGDARARLDAAAKAGGASLFGSGINPGFADYLAAVASGVCRQVDYVRILESFDIGTWAGDANQDELGWGRPAGDPSHALDIEKATAPFGDAVEALAELLGADVDAIRCEVGFAHATTDLTVPNRDVRAGTVAGIDAKWFGSRAGTDLIEVNVRWTITPFLDPAWEIAMAYLIEVRGHPQVNLRAEVLPQDFESMSLDEMLAIGSVITAMPIVNAIPAVVGARPGIVTYADLPAQASRFAR
- a CDS encoding SUMF1/EgtB/PvdO family nonheme iron enzyme, whose protein sequence is MAFGLALAAFDGPALAAPHRPAPLQRVHYDWVRIGDPGNPPDTTVMASDRTTGYGSVAYPYRIGKYDVTNTQYAAFLNAVASTADPHLLFFPCMNRSQCYHEGSGIARTGGPGHYHYVVQPGRGQMPVNYVNLFSAMRFANWMNNGQGDASTEHGAYLLDGNGIVPTNLLDIHRTPGAKVFLPSENEWYKAAYWDPRKQRYYAYPAGSDRPMTCALPTAKPNTGNCALVTAYANPANPGVRGVAAWFWNDETPVGAYSGSPSPNGTYDQGGDVFQWTEDFTDAVIDQYQAGAAIAPLTDALDSLIGSPFTPGFGPLAVVRGTDFGDAGSYNASSSRSCDVAADPFETYGFRLAATIPSNPKEQR
- a CDS encoding chloride channel protein codes for the protein MTDEASDGEQLDSAATEVRDVSHLGDFSATPRLLLIAALALPIGAVSACVSWALLRLIGFITNGVFYHRLDTSLVAPDSHHHNPALVLLAPVAGGLVIGLMARYGSERIRGHGMPETIEAILIGGSRIQPRVAVLKPVSSAIAIGTGGPFGAEGPIIMTGGAIGSLFAQLLHLTADERKTLLVSGAAAGMAATFNTPLAAVLLAVELLLFEWRPRSYVPVASAVAVAAAVRRPLLGSGLLFPVHGALHITAVSYLLCVVSGVGSAILAVIATVLVYASEDGFRKLPIHWMWWPAIGGLIIGLGGLAVPQTLGVGYNVIDAELTGSIGLGLVAGVLVVKTLIWSLSLGSGTSGGVLAPMFMIGGALGTLEAHIFPSVGPGFWPLVALAGVLGGVMRSPFTGVVFAVELTGRFDAILPLLIGASVAFGASVLVLKRSVLTEKIARRGYHLSREYDVDPLETAFVGDVMSFDLDGLDGAPAVCTDDTLRQTAYVMAEEHQTRCAVVTRARPDHVIGSIDLADLLVGRRRDLHEMAYAERVIRVRLPGRSWRRS